One Dysidea avara chromosome 8, odDysAvar1.4, whole genome shotgun sequence genomic window, attagtggtagtcgggcattacattgataggtgcattatactATTGATTTActactatgtatgtatgtgtggacattattgtatacatacatatgatATAGTGTTTTTGTGTTGACACTTTTTGTGAAATCAGAAAATGCAGAAAAAAGCTCAACCAAAGAATCCAGTAGAGTTGGGTGGTTATACTTATGATATTGTCGATGAACCATTTGATATGTTTATCTGCAAAATATGTCATTTAGTTAGCAAGAACGCTTATAAAACTTCACACTTTAACCACACATTTTGTAAATTGTGCATCATTGCCTCAGTTCGTAAACGACATCTTGTATGTCCCATATGTCGTGCAACATTTGAAATATCCAAATTAGTCCAAATTAATCGACAAATTAGAACATTAGAAATATATTGCACTAACAAAGACAGTGGGTGCACTTGGGAAGGACCATTGAAACATTTAGATACTCACCTTAAAGCATGTCCTGCAGAACTACCATGTAAATACTAAGTTGTAGGCTGCAATGCAAAAGTTACATGTACCAATGAGTTACAACACTATGCTGACAATCACAAAGAACATATTTGTTTGGTTGAACTAAAAAGTTCAAAACTTGTCTGAATGTAAAGGACAACTACCAGAAAAGCTGAAATATGCAAAGCAACAGCTGATGGAGAAAGTTAAGCATGTCAACGAGTTAAAACACTATGCTGATAATCATGAAGAACAGATTTGTTTAGTTGAACTGAAAGTTAGTTGTTAGTTAGTTGTTTGAAAGTTAGTTGATAAAGTTAGTTTTGAAAATTAGTTGATAATCAGTATATTGAATTTCTGTACTCACACAACTCAAGATTGCATATGCAGATAACATCATTTTAAATGAAGAAAATCAAATGCAGACTAAATATTACAGAAAAGAATTAAGACATGGACAATTATGTAAAGAATTAAAATCTGAGATACAATCACAACTTTAAGCGAGTTATATTAGCAACTGTCATGTTCTAATTATTTAATTCCAAGTCTTTAAAACAAGCTTCAACATTATCATCTATCTGATTCAGTTGGAGCTCTGTAGATTCTTGCCTTGCTACACCGATTGCCACCAACTGTTGGCGATATTCATCCCATTTTGGAATTCCAATCAAAATAACTGCAGCCTTGTACCATATAAGCAAGGTTGGTTCATTTCCATAACATCCAATGGCTCCACTGGGTTGGTCATATTTTGGCTGCTGACACCAGGTAATGTCCTCTCCCCTAAACTGACAAACATTTTTGCTGTATAGTTTTATTAGACCTTTGTCATCATAGGGTCCATATTCAAAGTCTTCATTCCATCTAAAATCATCCAAATCATTTTTCAATGCAAACTTTTTGCCCCTAGGCTTGTCTAATTCATTAGCAAGTAATGGCTTAACATGAACATGAAGACCAAGTAGTTTTGCAGCACTGTACACTACATAGTCAGAACCCTTTAATGTTTCAACAAGTGTTGATTGGGAAATAGTGTTCATAACTTTCTCTGCATCAGTGTCTATGATACCAAGCTCCCTCAAGTGTGACAATTGTTTTGCTCTTGATTTGCCTATGAACTGTTTAATAGGCCACTGCTCTAGCTTGCTGATGATTTCAAATTTGGCTCCTGTAAAATTAGTATCAATAAATATATCAGCCCACTGCTTATCAAAGGTGTAAGAGTAGTGAGTGTTGAAGCCAAGTATACCACCATCACGCATAAATATAGGATTACTAAGTGCTGCTTGAAGTGTCCTGTAAAAAGGATTAGTTTTTATGTTGATCAATGATCTGCTGGGGTTAGTGCCATAGTAGAGATTGTATGTCAGAGTGACTCGATATCCTTCTGTAACTGGAAGAACTTCATGTTCAATATCACTGAAGAATGCAGCCCACTGCAAACCATTGAATGGATCTGATATAGGTAAAGACCAGTCATATTTCATCACTTCCTTCTTGTGACGCACAACTAATGCTCCACCACTAAACTGAGTTGGTAAACAAACCACAAGGCTACCAAACATCTGCCCTGACCGAGGTGTGTCAACATGGGGCTTGAAGAAGCCACCAGGTGCATAGATATTCAACTTGTATAGCTCAGCTTGTAACCCAGCACAGTTTGGCATGATTGATTCAATATCTCGGAGAATTGATGTGCCACAAAGTTGAAAATTTGTCATGAAATCTTTTGTGTCCAATTTAAAAGCATCACGATAATTCTTATCTATAACACTTTCTCCTTTGTATCCAAAACTTGCAATTGCACATGCATCAAGTAGCTTGCTCATGGCTGCTTTGTTTTGGACAGGAAATTCTATGGAGTCCCATATCACTTTTGTCCCTTCAGATGCAGCCAATAGTTGAGATGAATCAGAATGCTGCTGAGTGTCTTGAGGTAAGACAGACTTGTAAGCTAATGATACATTGTCATTTGGAAGCATTTCCAACTTTCCACCACAGCTGAATCTACTGGTTATGCCTTCAGCCACCTGACCAAGGTTTGATATAATGGTCTGTTCATCTGTCTTTTCCAATGGCTCTGGATTATTGAACTTCTGTCTTTTAAAGTGCAGCATGACTTGCAGTGACTGTTTAAAATCTCCTTGTATCTCCAGATGCAAACTAAGTTCAGCTTTTTATAGGCTTTCATGTGACTGGCGTGTTTTAACAGGAATACACAGTGTTTGTgattacaaatttaaagaatgTGATAACTATTGCAACATAATCTTAGTCAGCAAACTAATGTTAAGCCTGCAATAACAGGCCTAACAAGTCAAAAATGACATTAGCTAATATATTAGTTGTTTCACTGTCAGACAGAGATAAAAAATCAGCACAAGAGGTGTGTAAAGATTGAAATTATATAGGCTAGGAGGCATGATTACAACAAAGCAGAGAATATTGCTGGAAGTGGATTGAAGCTATATCTATAGTGCATTTTGACACAtctgtcattattattataggcCATGCATG contains:
- the LOC136263185 gene encoding uncharacterized protein — its product is MLHFKRQKFNNPEPLEKTDEQTIISNLGQVAEGITSRFSCGGKLEMLPNDNVSLAYKSVLPQDTQQHSDSSQLLAASEGTKVIWDSIEFPVQNKAAMSKLLDACAIASFGYKGESVIDKNYRDAFKLDTKDFMTNFQLCGTSILRDIESIMPNCAGLQAELYKLNIYAPGGFFKPHVDTPRSGQMFGSLVVCLPTQFSGGALVVRHKKEVMKYDWSLPISDPFNGLQWAAFFSDIEHEVLPVTEGYRVTLTYNLYYGTNPSRSLINIKTNPFYRTLQAALSNPIFMRDGGILGFNTHYSYTFDKQWADIFIDTNFTGAKFEIISKLEQWPIKQFIGKSRAKQLSHLRELGIIDTDAEKVMNTISQSTLVETLKGSDYVVYSAAKLLGLHVHVKPLLANELDKPRGKKFALKNDLDDFRWNEDFEYGPYDDKGLIKLYSKNVCQFRGEDITWCQQPKYDQPSGAIGCYGNEPTLLIWYKAAVILIGIPKWDEYRQQLVAIGVARQESTELQLNQIDDNVEACFKDLELNN